One Gloeobacter morelensis MG652769 DNA window includes the following coding sequences:
- a CDS encoding Rieske (2Fe-2S) protein: MATTRRPVQYLAVAYTRDIPAGRVYPVLAGGRELILVRDGEGNVYALDGLCPHQRLPLAGAEVWKGVLECPWHHFQYDVCTGENLYPRRVYPAQLAARLGDHVRPLRIYPVRTVDEQIQVGMPEAGGSPWTP; this comes from the coding sequence ATGGCCACAACTAGGCGGCCGGTGCAGTACCTCGCCGTGGCCTACACCCGGGATATCCCGGCCGGCCGGGTATACCCGGTGCTGGCGGGGGGGCGGGAGCTGATTCTGGTGCGCGACGGGGAGGGCAACGTGTACGCCCTGGACGGCCTCTGTCCCCACCAGCGCCTACCCCTGGCCGGGGCCGAGGTCTGGAAGGGAGTGCTCGAATGCCCCTGGCACCACTTCCAATACGACGTGTGCACCGGGGAGAATCTCTATCCGCGCCGGGTCTATCCGGCGCAATTGGCTGCCCGCCTCGGCGACCACGTCCGTCCCCTGCGCATTTACCCAGTGCGCACAGTCGATGAGCAGATCCAGGTGGGGATGCCGGA